A stretch of the Argentina anserina chromosome 6, drPotAnse1.1, whole genome shotgun sequence genome encodes the following:
- the LOC126799623 gene encoding uncharacterized protein LOC126799623 encodes MHQHPLNCRDPSVKFLVADWERLPGFGIGAQIAGMCGLLAIAMKEKRVLVTNYYNRADHDGCKGSARSSWSCYFVPETSLECRNHALELMESEDARRNGNIKAKENYTSKQIWAGRTPRIWGEPWSLMQPTTDINGTLIAYHRKMDRRWWRAQAVRYLMRFQTKYTCDLLNVARHAAFGKQAANMVVRNFEGEWSKDVTLNERSDIEEFVWSNHKPWMPRPLLSMHVRMGDKACEMKVVEFEDYMSLADRIRKRFPQLSSVWLSTEMQEVIDKSKGYPHWNFYYTNVIRQVGNMTMAAYETSLGRETSTNYPLANFLMATESDFFIGALGSTWCFLIDGMRNTGGKVMAGYLSVNKDRFW; translated from the exons ATGCATCAACACCCTTTGAACTGCAGAGATCCTAGTGTAAAGTTTCTTGTAGCCGACTGGGAGAGATTACCTGGATTTGGTATTGGAGCCCAGATTGCTGGAATGTGTGGACTTCTTGCTATTGCAATGAAGGAAAAAAGGGTCCTTGTTACCAACTACTATAATCGAGCTGACCATGATGGTTGCAAAG GTTCAGCCCGCTCCAGTTGGTCCTGCTACTTTGTCCCAGAAACCTCCCTAGAATGTCGAAATCATGCATTGGAGCTTATGGAAAGTGAAGATGCCAGGAGAAATGGCAACATCAAGGCGaaagaaaattatacttcaaaacAAATATGGGCTGGACGAACACCTAG AATATGGGGTGAACCTTGGAGTTTAATGCAACCAACAACAGATATAAACGGAACTTTGATTGCTTATCATCGCAAAATGGATAGAAGGTGGTGGCGAGCACAG GCAGTACGATACTTGATGCGATTTCAAACCAAGTACACATGTGACTTACTCAATGTTGCTCGCCATGCGGCATTTGGAAAGCAAGCTGCCAACATGGTAGTCAGAAATTTTGAGGGGGAATGGTCTAAG GATGTTACATTGAATGAAAGGTCTGATATTGAAGAGTTCGTTTGGTCTAATCACAAGCCATGGATGCCTAGGCCACTACTGAGCATGCATGTAAGAATGGGAGACAAAGCATGTGAAATGAAGGTTGTTGAATTTGAAGATTACATGAGTCTTGCTGACCGCATTAGGAAGAGATTTCCGCAGCTTAGTAGTGTTTGGCTATCAACTGAAATGCAG GAAGTGATCGATAAATCTAAAGGGTACCCTCATTGGAACTTCTACTACACAAATGTGATACGTCAGGTTGGAAACATGACAATGGCTGCATATGAAACAAGTCTTGGTAGAGAAACCAGCACGAACTACCCGCTTGCCAATTTCTTGATGGCAACCGAGTCTGACTTTTTCATTGGAGCACTGGGTTCTACTTGGTGTTTTCTCATAGATGGCATGAGGAACACTGGAGGGAAAGTTATGGCTGGATACTTGAGTGTCAACAAGGACCGATTCTGGTAG